From a region of the Acinetobacter calcoaceticus genome:
- a CDS encoding SGNH/GDSL hydrolase family protein, protein MWLKLSTLALLPVLFIQGTKVRKNTPRLLEASGDREGLVGKGRALSLLILGDSAAAGVGVETQKDALSGAIISELQDQYLISWKLHAKTGDTTKQVFQALQHLEQQNYDVVVTSIGVNDVTKLTSANLWIKQQKQLFQHIQARFQPKLIIVSGVPPMQHFPALPNPLAWLFGKYAEQMNQALYKWLESQNQFRFIQYDIESFQAMNLPMASDGFHPSKEIYAIWGQQVAALVRQSFNS, encoded by the coding sequence AACAAAGGTTCGTAAGAATACACCACGCTTGCTAGAAGCCAGTGGTGATAGAGAAGGTCTCGTTGGCAAGGGAAGAGCTTTGTCATTACTTATTTTAGGTGATTCAGCAGCAGCAGGTGTTGGTGTTGAAACCCAAAAAGATGCTTTATCTGGCGCGATTATTTCTGAGTTACAAGACCAATATTTGATAAGTTGGAAGCTTCATGCAAAAACAGGCGATACCACTAAGCAGGTTTTTCAAGCTTTACAGCATTTAGAACAGCAAAATTATGATGTTGTCGTTACATCTATTGGCGTTAATGATGTGACAAAATTAACGTCAGCAAATTTATGGATAAAACAACAAAAGCAATTATTTCAACATATACAGGCACGTTTTCAGCCTAAACTCATTATTGTTTCTGGCGTTCCGCCAATGCAACATTTTCCAGCTTTACCAAATCCATTGGCTTGGTTGTTTGGAAAATATGCAGAGCAAATGAATCAGGCATTATATAAATGGTTAGAATCACAAAACCAATTCAGATTTATTCAATATGATATTGAAAGTTTTCAAGCGATGAATTTACCTATGGCAAGTGATGGCTTTCATCCGAGCAAAGAAATTTATGCAATTTGGGGACAGCAGGTTGCAGCATTAGTGCGGCAATCATTTAACTCATAA
- a CDS encoding YheT family hydrolase has protein sequence MGISTLNKIKAFGSELFASVLGAEQPKVYYDPKGKIKDVLDKLPQLKQKYRPTPWLANNHVHLLYFDIIRKKTIKLEYDRIDQLSMKDGGVTAIAWYGYNLPKTTPTVVIMHTITGTPESMRELVKDLHQYTGWRIALCLRRGHAGLPMPVPQISLFGSTSDLKEQLTHIQNLFPESDLYAVGSSAGTGLLVRYLGEQGTDTPFKAAFAMCPGYNTEIGFKNVHPFYSKMMTKKLFKYFIHPYQSTWSKVSSLEKVLATTSLEEFEKEYFEMAGFRDYQSYCQAINPIYVFENVKIPLMILNAEDDPVCSIKNLEPYKETIQQMSNIAVVTTKKGSHCGFYEGWKSTSWAAKLISNYFMVDHKR, from the coding sequence ATGGGCATATCTACTTTAAATAAAATTAAAGCTTTCGGTTCAGAATTATTTGCTTCGGTGTTAGGTGCTGAACAGCCAAAAGTCTATTATGACCCAAAAGGGAAAATTAAAGATGTTTTGGATAAATTGCCCCAACTTAAGCAAAAATATCGTCCTACGCCATGGTTAGCTAACAATCATGTTCATCTTTTATATTTCGATATTATTAGAAAAAAGACCATCAAGCTTGAATATGACCGTATTGACCAGCTCAGCATGAAAGATGGTGGGGTAACTGCGATTGCATGGTATGGCTATAATCTTCCAAAAACTACTCCTACAGTTGTCATCATGCACACGATTACAGGAACACCTGAAAGTATGCGTGAACTGGTGAAAGATCTACATCAATATACGGGATGGAGAATAGCACTATGCTTACGCCGTGGGCATGCTGGTCTACCTATGCCTGTACCACAGATTTCTCTTTTCGGCTCAACAAGTGACCTTAAAGAACAGCTTACGCATATTCAAAATTTGTTTCCAGAATCCGATTTGTATGCTGTTGGTTCCTCTGCCGGAACAGGATTATTAGTTCGTTATTTGGGAGAGCAAGGCACTGACACACCATTTAAAGCTGCTTTTGCAATGTGTCCAGGCTACAACACTGAGATTGGTTTTAAAAATGTTCATCCGTTCTATAGCAAAATGATGACCAAAAAGTTATTCAAATATTTTATTCATCCTTATCAAAGTACTTGGAGCAAGGTTTCTTCTTTAGAAAAAGTTCTAGCGACGACTAGTCTGGAAGAGTTTGAAAAAGAATACTTTGAAATGGCTGGTTTTCGGGACTATCAAAGTTATTGTCAGGCAATTAATCCAATTTATGTATTTGAAAATGTCAAAATTCCATTAATGATTCTTAATGCTGAAGATGATCCAGTATGTTCTATTAAAAATTTAGAGCCTTACAAGGAAACTATTCAGCAAATGAGTAATATTGCAGTGGTAACCACTAAAAAGGGAAGTCACTGTGGTTTTTACGAAGGGTGGAAAAGCACATCATGGGCAGCCAAATTAATATCGAATTATTTTATGGTTGACCATAAACGATGA
- a CDS encoding metal-dependent hydrolase, with protein MNTVSNRVPASFPVRRMDYNFENVPRYWCNNEPTFTHYFTGLSTLFPEGESYFVRSVRALRAKAKSNELLDREISAFIGQEAMHSKEHHAFHVSAQQHGLDPESLEKVTGIVLKTIEKVFSKKWNLLVTVGLEHYTAVLVVSMMQSVNELMTDSTIRNLWLWHSIEETEHKAVAFDLYQHLYGNGLSAYLPRITVFTLSLFLITGFSTIYQFVLMKRDRQLLNFKSWRKFLGFMTTQYKVLTPKFFDYYRFDFHPNQTDEKDLVASTKIKIGLKNSKLLLS; from the coding sequence ATGAATACTGTATCAAATCGCGTGCCCGCCTCATTTCCAGTCCGTCGTATGGACTATAATTTTGAAAATGTGCCTCGTTATTGGTGTAATAACGAACCCACTTTTACACATTACTTTACGGGTTTATCTACATTGTTCCCTGAAGGCGAATCATATTTTGTTCGTTCAGTTCGAGCATTACGTGCCAAAGCAAAGTCGAATGAACTTCTAGATCGGGAAATCAGTGCTTTTATTGGTCAAGAAGCCATGCACTCTAAAGAACATCATGCTTTTCACGTGAGTGCACAGCAACATGGTTTAGATCCAGAATCTTTAGAAAAAGTAACTGGCATCGTTTTGAAAACGATTGAAAAAGTTTTTAGCAAAAAATGGAATTTGCTCGTAACAGTTGGCTTAGAGCACTATACAGCGGTACTTGTGGTTAGCATGATGCAGTCTGTTAATGAACTGATGACAGACTCAACTATTCGTAATTTATGGTTGTGGCACAGTATTGAAGAAACTGAACATAAAGCTGTGGCTTTTGATCTTTATCAACACTTGTATGGAAATGGGCTGAGTGCGTATCTCCCTCGCATTACAGTCTTTACTTTAAGTCTATTTTTAATTACAGGCTTCTCAACAATTTATCAATTCGTTCTTATGAAACGGGATCGCCAACTTCTTAATTTTAAATCTTGGCGTAAGTTTCTTGGTTTTATGACAACACAATATAAAGTTTTAACTCCGAAATTCTTTGACTATTATCGCTTTGATTTTCACCCCAACCAAACTGACGAAAAAGATCTCGTTGCCAGCACTAAAATCAAAATTGGACTAAAAAACTCAAAATTACTTTTATCCTGA